In Brachionichthys hirsutus isolate HB-005 chromosome 20, CSIRO-AGI_Bhir_v1, whole genome shotgun sequence, the genomic stretch GCAGGAGATATATGGGAAATGTGCTGATGTGTGCATTGTGACCTATATCCAGTAACCATGAGGTTTAAGATGACAGGGAAGGGCCTATTGTCTCTGCCCAGGACTGCTGCAGAGGGTGTGGACACACAGGTGAAATGCGTAGTGAGATGTACCTTTGTCATCTATCTCCCGATAGCATGTGGGTGTGATGACAGGGTGGGAGTCGTAAAGAGCACCCTGTCCATGAGAAAAATACCCCATGAGAAAAATACCGTGTGATTTAGTGACAAAGAACTTATTGTCTCTGGAGAGGAAGGTCAACGAGAGGGTGTGGACATACAGATGAAATGCGTAGTGATATGCGTGTTGTGACAGAGTGTATTGTCCCTGCATGGTCATGAGTTCTACATGTGTATCGtaattgtaaaaaagaaatagtactactactactactacagtgaaggttagacgttttggagacaggcagagagaccagactttgatgatttggacatgtccagaggagagacggggacgatatcggtggaaggatgctgaggatggagctgccagggaacaggactagaggacgacccaggagaagatacatggacgtagtgagggaggacatgagagtggctggtgttggggaggacgatgcaaaggacagggtgaggtggagaaggttgggtcgctgtggcgacccctcaggggacacgccaaaagaagaagattaTTAAATCAGAGGACACAAGCTTCAGTGATGCtgagaatatatttattgaaacTGATGCGTTGGAGCCAATGCAGACATTTAAATGATCTCATTGGTGCATTTGCAGGAGGCGGGACACCAGGAGGCCACGTCATTGTTACTGCATCCCCACTGCGTCTTCAGGCTCGGACAGTTAGAGTACTTATCGGCGTAGTCACAAGGGTTggctggaggagaaagagaaaatagacAAGGGACGGTGTCAAAGATCTTTCAAGACATGCCTCCTCCAAAAAGTTAAAACAAAGTACTAATAATTCTGAAATAATTATTCcaaatccatccattcattcacacacacgctcacacactctCCACAAATCAGATTCAAATTAGCTAATTAATAGCTACAGGTAGCTACCAACGAGCTCAGCATGTATTTTATCTGCAGTATTTCTACTTACTACACAGTTTGTTGTCACAGGCGTTAGGACAGTCGCCACAAGACGGTCCAGATGTGTAGGGGCGAGCATACTGTAGGTTACCGCTGTAAATGTTGGACACAAAAGGCTCACGTTATTGTTATGAGCGTCGTCGGAGAAGATAAAACGTTTTATTTTACTATTCGAGGATTACTCGTCATCAGGACTAAGGTAAACAAAATTGCAGATTTATCAGAAAAATTAAAActtttacaaaaatatattatcaacacatgtcaaattccataatgtGACCATATAAGTCATTGGACATGTTGTACCGGGACGCTGTCTACTTACGGAGGGCAGTAGTGGCAGACATAGAAGTATTTGTAGCGGGCGTTGGGGCAGTAGGCCAAGGCACAGCCGACCTGGTTGGACCTGTACCAAACAAGCTGCACAGAGAACAAGAAATGCAATCTAGAATTATTACTGTAGTTTATATAACGCCTTTGTAGTCCTTGTTCGGTTTTCGTGTCACTCATCGCTCGGTCAGATTGAACACCTGGGTGTAGTGTCCGACCACGCCTCTGTTGATGGATCCTGTGCCGTAGCGCCAGTCCTTCTTCTCATCGTACCAGGACTGGATGGCGTTGCTCCAGGTGTCCTTGAAGCTGGACATGTACAGGTTCTCTCCACAGCCGCTAGCTAGCGTTTAAGAGGAGGAATAGAGAGACTTACGCAAAGATAAACCTCTATAAGACCCGCTCCACCCAGTTATTGGGAAATCACACGCAAATGAAAGGAGACTGTGACTTTTAAAGTCCTCCAACGGTTTGAAAAGCTCCAGGAATGACCCCAGGTGTTCTTGCTCATCTAACAAGAGTGTGGCTGAGAGAAAAAGAACGTACTGCTGATCTTTCTGTTGCTGGGGGGGCTGTGGTCCAGCAGGCATCCGTTGGCCCATCTCTGAGCGCTGGCCGCTGCTTCCTTGTTCCAGCTCTGTGTGATGCAGAGGATCATGAAGTATTAGAACACGGAACCTCTAAACACGGAAGCTAGATGGAGTGAGACACGCTACCATCTTCAGCATGTTGCTGGCAGAAGGAGAAACAGCTCGTCTCAGTTGGTTATGCTTGTTCACAATCTCGTTTTGCTCTGAATAGGAGACCAGAACAGCACACgaataagaaattaaataaacagtgaaaaatacaaaatcagaGAGAAGATTGTGTTCAAATGATGGTGAAACACTCACCCGCCTTCAGTTATGGGTTTCAGCaatgagagaaaaaagaatctcaattaaagccgcaagcggcgttgtaggccctcgccggccgacaggccgttgagctgacccgctgACGCACGCCGCtcttgtcctgagtgcttcacaagtgtttagatttgagctgcattagtagcttacagtttagtcaaatcgttatttggattatctgccatcaggagtttcaatccaatatggccgccttcctgtgtgtctgggggcgtggccacaatacatttttttttcccctgacatgacgcatgtctgtaccgaatttcgtggctgtccgacaaagttggcgtcggacccctccccataggaggggttgccatcgccatggcaacagcgtaaaaacaacatggttacgattgtgttttttgattgggaccacatgagggacttttctggtaagtttcaatcatttctggcaaagtattgttttaattcccattcaatttttgttatcgttctctagggggcgctgtaaggctgattgtcaaagtttcccttttaaagtgtccaagtaggaagggtcaataagtgtttaaaatttggtttggattggagtgtgtgtgtgtgcaaacgctgactctgcagtttttaaaattatatccaatatggccgccttcctgtgtgtttgggggcgtggccataatttttttttttttttgccctgacttgacgcatgtgtgtaccgaatttcgtggctgtccgacaaagttggcgtcggaccccccataggcacaatgcattgtgatttttgtaggtggcgctagcgcgccactttttcatgcccaattttaaaacacataaaataattaatttttcgccggttctgagcttggttcaaagtttggtgagttttcgagcatgttcagggggtcaaattgccgtttaaacagcagaacaaagaaaaagaaaaagaaaaagaaaaagaaaaagaaaaagaataaagaatttttgcaaaaacaatataactttttttctgagtatgcgatttctacacaaaatacattttcggaatggtctcgacgagggctacgcgtctgtgggggcaca encodes the following:
- the LOC137909049 gene encoding cysteine-rich venom protein-like, which gives rise to MLKMSWNKEAAASAQRWANGCLLDHSPPSNRKISTSGCGENLYMSSFKDTWSNAIQSWYDEKKDWRYGTGSINRGVVGHYTQLVWYRSNQVGCALAYCPNARYKYFYVCHYCPPGNLQYARPYTSGPSCGDCPNACDNKLCTNPCDYADKYSNCPSLKTQWGCSNNDVASWCPASCKCTNEII